Proteins encoded by one window of Oenanthe melanoleuca isolate GR-GAL-2019-014 chromosome 20, OMel1.0, whole genome shotgun sequence:
- the PCMTD2 gene encoding protein-L-isoaspartate O-methyltransferase domain-containing protein 2 isoform X1, with translation MRSAAGSAQLGSVYSPSAPAWAEPSRTEPSRAEPNRTGQSRTEPSRTERGSAEPNRTEPNRTQPNWAEPNGPEPSRAERSRINPNGAEPSLTEPSHPLSVSSRLLKMGGAVSAGEDNDELIDNLKEAQYIRTELVEQAFRAIDRADYYLEEFKDNAYKDLAWKHGNIHLSAPCIYSEVMEALDLQPGLSFLNLGSGTGYLSSMVGLILGPFGVNHGVELHSDVIEYAKQKLDFFIKTSDSFDRFEFCEPSFVIGNCLEISPDCTQYDRVYCGAGVQKEHEDYMKSLLKVGGILVMPLEEKLTKITRVGPSAWETKKILAVSFAPLIQPNHSDSGKSRLVHLPPVAVRSLQDLARIAIRGTIKKIIHQEALGKAGSGLKSPPRFKRRRLRRRRMETIVFLDKEVFASRISSPSDDNNNSEDMDEERPDEEETKPSELKPDPPVNFLREKVLSLPLPDPLKYYLLYYREK, from the exons ATGCGCAGTGCCGCTGGCAGCGCTCAGCTGGGCAGTGTTTACAGCCCGAGCGCGCCGGCCTGGGCTGAGCCGAGCCGAAcggagccgagccgagccgaacCGAACCGAACGGGGCAGAGCCGAACCGAGCCGAGCCGAACCGAACGGGGCTCAGCCGAGCCTAACCGAACTGAGCCTAACCGAACCCAACCGAACTGGGCCGAACCTAACGGAcccgagccgagccgagccgaacGGAGCCGAATCAATCCGAACGGCGCCGAGCCGAGCCTAACGGAGCCCAGCCATCCGTTGAG TGTTTCTAGCAGGCTGCTGAAGATGGGAGGCGCGGTGAGTGCGGGAGAAGATAACGATGAGTTGATTGATAACCTGAAGGAGGCCCAGTACATCAGGACAGAGCTGGTGGAGCAGGCATTCCGAGCCATTGATCGAGCAGATTACTACCTGGAAGAGTTCAAAGACAATGCCTACAAGGACTTGGCCTGGAAACATGGAAATATTCATCTCTCAGCTCCGTGCATTTACTCAGAGGTGATGGAAGCTTTGgacctgcagccagggctgtcgTTTCTGAACCTTGGCAGTGGCACTGGTTATCTGAGTTCCATGGTTGGACTCATCCTGG GTCCTTTTGGGGTTAACCACGGTGTGGAGCTTCACTCTGACGTGATTGAGTACGCCAAGCAGAAATTGgactttttcattaaaacaagCGACAGCTTTGACAG GTTTGAATTTTGTGAGCCATCCTTTGTCATTGGCAATTGTTTAGAGATTTCTCCAGACTGCACTCAGTATGACCGTGTCTACTGTGGTGCTGGAGTCCAGAAGGAGCATGAGGACTACATGAAGAGCCTGTTGAAAGTTGGGGGAATTCTTGTCATGCCTCTAGAAGAGAAG TTGACTAAGATAACTCGGGTTGGTCCTTCTGCCTGGGAGACAAAGAAGAttcttgctgtttcttttgCTCCTTTGATTCAGCCAAACCACTCGGATTCAGGAAAATCAAGGCTCGTTCACTTGC CCCCCGTGGCCGTCCGCAGCCTGCAGGACCTGGCGCGCATCGCCATCCGGGGCACCATCAAGAAGATCATCCACCAGGAGGCCCTGGGCAAGGCCGGCAGCGGGCTGAAGAGCCCGCCCAGGTTCAAGCGCAGGCGGCTGCGGCGCCGGCGCATGGAGACCATCGTGTTCCTGGACAAGGAGGTGTTCGCCAGCCGCATCTCCAGCCCCTCGGACGACAACAACAACAGCGAGGACATGGACGAGGAGAGGCCGGACGAGGAGGAAACCAAACCCTCTGAACTCAAGCCAGACCCTCCCGTAAACTTTTTGAGGGAGAAGGTCTTGAGCCTGCCGCTGCCTGACCCCTTGAAGTATTACTTGCTTTATTACAGGGAAAAGTAG
- the PCMTD2 gene encoding protein-L-isoaspartate O-methyltransferase domain-containing protein 2 isoform X2 produces the protein MGGAVSAGEDNDELIDNLKEAQYIRTELVEQAFRAIDRADYYLEEFKDNAYKDLAWKHGNIHLSAPCIYSEVMEALDLQPGLSFLNLGSGTGYLSSMVGLILGPFGVNHGVELHSDVIEYAKQKLDFFIKTSDSFDRFEFCEPSFVIGNCLEISPDCTQYDRVYCGAGVQKEHEDYMKSLLKVGGILVMPLEEKLTKITRVGPSAWETKKILAVSFAPLIQPNHSDSGKSRLVHLPPVAVRSLQDLARIAIRGTIKKIIHQEALGKAGSGLKSPPRFKRRRLRRRRMETIVFLDKEVFASRISSPSDDNNNSEDMDEERPDEEETKPSELKPDPPVNFLREKVLSLPLPDPLKYYLLYYREK, from the exons ATGGGAGGCGCGGTGAGTGCGGGAGAAGATAACGATGAGTTGATTGATAACCTGAAGGAGGCCCAGTACATCAGGACAGAGCTGGTGGAGCAGGCATTCCGAGCCATTGATCGAGCAGATTACTACCTGGAAGAGTTCAAAGACAATGCCTACAAGGACTTGGCCTGGAAACATGGAAATATTCATCTCTCAGCTCCGTGCATTTACTCAGAGGTGATGGAAGCTTTGgacctgcagccagggctgtcgTTTCTGAACCTTGGCAGTGGCACTGGTTATCTGAGTTCCATGGTTGGACTCATCCTGG GTCCTTTTGGGGTTAACCACGGTGTGGAGCTTCACTCTGACGTGATTGAGTACGCCAAGCAGAAATTGgactttttcattaaaacaagCGACAGCTTTGACAG GTTTGAATTTTGTGAGCCATCCTTTGTCATTGGCAATTGTTTAGAGATTTCTCCAGACTGCACTCAGTATGACCGTGTCTACTGTGGTGCTGGAGTCCAGAAGGAGCATGAGGACTACATGAAGAGCCTGTTGAAAGTTGGGGGAATTCTTGTCATGCCTCTAGAAGAGAAG TTGACTAAGATAACTCGGGTTGGTCCTTCTGCCTGGGAGACAAAGAAGAttcttgctgtttcttttgCTCCTTTGATTCAGCCAAACCACTCGGATTCAGGAAAATCAAGGCTCGTTCACTTGC CCCCCGTGGCCGTCCGCAGCCTGCAGGACCTGGCGCGCATCGCCATCCGGGGCACCATCAAGAAGATCATCCACCAGGAGGCCCTGGGCAAGGCCGGCAGCGGGCTGAAGAGCCCGCCCAGGTTCAAGCGCAGGCGGCTGCGGCGCCGGCGCATGGAGACCATCGTGTTCCTGGACAAGGAGGTGTTCGCCAGCCGCATCTCCAGCCCCTCGGACGACAACAACAACAGCGAGGACATGGACGAGGAGAGGCCGGACGAGGAGGAAACCAAACCCTCTGAACTCAAGCCAGACCCTCCCGTAAACTTTTTGAGGGAGAAGGTCTTGAGCCTGCCGCTGCCTGACCCCTTGAAGTATTACTTGCTTTATTACAGGGAAAAGTAG